The genomic interval AAATGATGATGGTGAACCATCTGGTACAGCTGGAAAGCCAATACACTCTGCCATTGCTTCTTCTGGTATTGACAGAGTTATGGTTGTTGTCATCAGGTAAGGCATTGATGATAAGACTACCCACATTAGTTGAGTACACAATGTTTATCATGTTACGTGAACGAATTTGAAGTGAGTAATAATATTTTCTTGGTACAATTTTGTATATTTTAAGGTATTTTGGAGGTATCAAATTAGGCACAGGGGGACTAGTCAGAGCTTATGGAGGAGTTACCTCAGAATGCTTGAGAAATGCCCCAACTTGTTTagtaaaatctaaggtattgGGTTTTGATTGGCTTTTTGTGCATTTGGATATTCATTTCAATTGTTGTTTCATGGGCTAGTTTCATATTGTTGTTTTATTTAAGGGTTTCTTATTATAACAAAACTAAAAGCTGCATTTTTTAGTTATTCGAAGCCTCTGTGAAAAGTGATTGGATTTCGTTAATGACTAGTTTGCTTCCAAATTGTTTTTAGGCAtttaatgatatatatgtataaaagcAGGTTTACAACTTACTCAAATTTTTATAACCATAATTAGGAGCTGAGAAGATTGGTTCAATTTTCTTTActctatttttcatttaaataaatttatgaatCTGGTCACTCTACAGTAAGGTAGTATGTTGGTGCTCGTTTTCCATCCAATAGACAGAACCTTTCATTTGCATAGTCAATTGTTCTTGTCTGGAATCTCTGGTCTAATCTTATGCATTGTAGGTCCCTATGGGGGTTGAGGTCCCATTTGATCTTATAGGCCTTCTGTATCATCAGGTAATCTTTTATGTATGCATTAAAGGGaactctccttttttttttgtttgggtGGGGGTGGTGAGGGTtgtgttcgggtttggattAAGATTTCTAAAGAATCCATATTATGCAAAATGTTTCCTTTCAGCTGCAATCTTTTCAAGTTGAAGATATCAAGCAAGATTATGAAACAGGGAAAGAAGGTATTACCATGGTTACTTTTAAAGCTGATTTTGACCGTGTTGAGAAATTGGAGGATGCCATCAAGGCTAACTGTAGTAGAGAATTAGTTTTTTAcaaacattgaaacagagttagCTGTATCTTAGCATGTGCTGTCAAACAATGAGAATCGTGCTCTCATAGAATCCACAATCTTCATACTAAAACTGTAGTGTTAAATTAGTCAGATTGCACCACTtctttttattatacttgtatgTTTTGTGCATAAAACACAGATTTGTTTATAAACACATCATATATTCAATGACCTTTTGACaagtttgatttgttagttttgTGAGAATGATTTGACAAGAAAATGCATGCACTAAACATTGAAATAAATTTCACACAATATAGACCACAGTTCATAAACATGAATCAAACCGATAGAATATTGCCGTACATActacataaaatataaaaacaaactGATTGAACATGAAGCACAGGTATTTGATGATTTGATCTAAGTGAGGCCTACTGTTTTCTAAACTTAAGCCACGGCCTTGGAAGAAGAAAGAGGTAATCAATCCCATCCCATCTTATGAGGATAGCATAGCTGTAGCAGCAGCCTTAGAAGGTTGTAGTCTTTTCGGTTCTAAGTGGTGTTGGATTTGGCTATAGGGTTGCTGACAGTTGGGGTTTTCAGCAGTGATGCCTATGGTTAGGTTGCCATTGGAAGCAGCTATGGTGATGGAAGTGTGGCCTTCCTAGAGATGGGAATGAAGACAATGCTAATAATGGTTGATAATATGCCTTGTCAGTTTATCCGTTGGTGGATACAAACTACTAATGCTTGTATGTTAGCTTAAAAGTAAGTAAAGTAATGGTTATTGCACACCAAATGGTAAGAAGATGGAGTTTTTTTGTTAGTAATAGTAACAAGAACTAGAACTCCACATAAGAAATGTTATGTGCAAGCTTGGAACGTACTTTCGATAGTTATATCTTttgtcttttcttttcttctccaaTTTTTTTGGCATTGACTGGATAATAAAGTATATGTGC from Cannabis sativa cultivar Pink pepper isolate KNU-18-1 chromosome 4, ASM2916894v1, whole genome shotgun sequence carries:
- the LOC115714672 gene encoding uncharacterized protein LOC115714672 isoform X3, producing the protein MPVVTIPIPSCRSHYHCRKLFLLTQTHTSSPLPPTPTTPLFASAVAKRTMLTASSSGGGAFTTIKERVSFEKEIKKSKFIAIAGPISDEQSAFSFLSQVGDQYRSNDDGEPSGTAGKPIHSAIASSGIDRVMVVVIRYFGGIKLGTGGLVRAYGGVTSECLRNAPTCLVKSKVPMGVEVPFDLIGLLYHQLQSFQVEDIKQDYETGKEGITMVTFKADFDRVEKLEDAIKANCSRELVFYKH
- the LOC115714672 gene encoding uncharacterized protein LOC115714672 isoform X4; this translates as MPVVTIPIPSCRSHYHCRKLFLLTQTHTSSPLPPTPTTPLFASAVAKRTMLTASSSGGGAFTTIKERVSFEKEIKKSKFIAIAGPISDEQSAFSFLSQVRDPRATHNCWAYKVGDQYRSNDDGEPSGTAGKPIHSAIASSGIDRVMVVVIRYFGGIKLGTGGLVRAYGGVTSECLRNAPTCLVKSKVPMGVEVPFDLIGLLYHQLQSFQVEDIKQDYETGKEGLLTVGVFSSDAYG
- the LOC115714672 gene encoding uncharacterized protein LOC115714672 isoform X1, translated to MPVVTIPIPSCRSHYHCRKLFLLTQTHTSSPLPPTPTTPLFASAVAKRTMLTASSSGGGAFTTIKERVSFEKEIKKSKFIAIAGPISDEQSAFSFLSQVRDPRATHNCWAYKVGDQYRSNDDGEPSGTAGKPIHSAIASSGIDRVMVVVIRYFGGIKLGTGGLVRAYGGVTSECLRNAPTCLVKSKVPMGVEVPFDLIGLLYHQLQSFQVEDIKQDYETGKEGITMVTFKADFDRVEKLEDAIKANCSRELVFYKH
- the LOC115714672 gene encoding uncharacterized protein LOC115714672 isoform X2 — translated: MPVVTIPIPSCRSHYHCRKLFLLTQTHTSSPLPPTPTTPLFASAVAKRTMLTASSSGGGAFTTIKERVSFEKEIKKSKFIAIAGPISDEQSAFSFLSQVRDPRATHNCWAYKVGDQYRSNDDGEPSGTAGKPIHSAIASSGIDRVMVVVIRYFGGIKLGTGGLVRAYGGVTSECLRNAPTCLVKSKVPMGVEVPFDLIGLLYHQLQSFQVEDIKQDYETGKEATALEEERGLLTVGVFSSDAYG